The Nostoc sp. NIES-3756 DNA window CTTTGAATGTGGTGTGTATGTCTGTTGTCTGTTTTCTGTTGACAGGTAAGCTAAAGCTGCACAAGCTACTTGCTAGCCTCTGAGAACGCAGACTTGCTTGGTTTTATTTGCTGCTGGATGTATTAGCTGTGATCCCGGCAGATTCAATCAGACTGGAAAAGTAAGCTACTGCAACTGCAAAAATGCTTTGCAACGGCTGTTGCGGCAACCTTCGCACTTTTCCTGGTTGATAGGTGATAATCACAGAAGCCGCCATACGATTGATGCGTTCGCTAATTACCACTGGATCTGATTGGAGTAGAGCTTCTAAGCGTTGGACGTATGCTGGATTTGTGGCAATTTGCGGAACATGAAACCGTACTCGTCCAGGGATTGAGTGAACAACGCTATAGGCTACTTTTACAGGTTGCTCAGTCGCTTGTGAATTAGTGACAGACTGAGGCGGAGAGGGTGATATTATCGGCTCTTTGGTTGATGTTAGAGTTACTTCTGTCTTAGTCATTTCAGCCGCCTGAAATAGACTAGCTAAATGCTCACGCATCTCCATATCGGACATTAATCCAGACTCGTAAGCAATTACCAAAGACCCGGTATCCTCATTAATTTCCTGATATCTAATCCCACTTTGCGCTTCTAGCAACCTTAGTAGGCTTTGGCGATATTTTGGATCTTCGCTCATCCGAGGGA harbors:
- a CDS encoding HMA2 domain-containing protein, which produces MEDSASSSSDAVPRPLQQSCTHSQKTFYSVTYALPGQIAYCIPRMSEDPKYRQSLLRLLEAQSGIRYQEINEDTGSLVIAYESGLMSDMEMREHLASLFQAAEMTKTEVTLTSTKEPIISPSPPQSVTNSQATEQPVKVAYSVVHSIPGRVRFHVPQIATNPAYVQRLEALLQSDPVVISERINRMAASVIITYQPGKVRRLPQQPLQSIFAVAVAYFSSLIESAGITANTSSSK